The following is a genomic window from Apis cerana isolate GH-2021 linkage group LG6, AcerK_1.0, whole genome shotgun sequence.
taatgttctttagtttcattataaaatattaatttcatttagcgAACAGGATGGAGACATAAAATGGAAACTTGGTGGAGAAATTTATcagaaggagaaagaatatttgttcCTATATGTTTCTTAAATGTGCTAGTATTTTTATCATGGCATATACCTGCATTTCGACCAACaatgtatcgatatttttgtagcAATCCTACATCTagtaagtaatatataaaatttttattataatatagattttaaaagttattttaaattttatattctgatTAAGACCGATGTTGGCCAATGTTATTCGTAACATTTTCTCATTATTCCcttcttcatttaattatcaacATGTACGTATTATATGACTTCTGTAAAATTGCTGTTACGGAATTGGGTAGAGAACAATTTTTGGCCCTTTATTTGACTAGTGGAGTAGTATCTAGTTTttcaagttatttatataaagctACAGTTGGTATAAAAGATCCTTCTTTGGGAGCTGTGAGtatctatattaaaagttatatttctaatgtttTTATTCATACTAATATTTGCACTATAGTCAGGAGCAATAATGGGTGTCCTTGGATTTGTATGTACCCAGTTTCCAAATGTATATCTGTCTATTGTTTTCCTTCCTATGTTGAAATTTACAGCAAGTTCggtatgttaatatttattaataattttaatcatatagatttaaatttcataaaatagattttaataaaaatatttataaaaaggcCATTAAAGCTGTAATGGGACTAGATACTGTGGGATGTCTTATGCGTTGGCAACGTCTTGATCATGCTGCACATTTAGGTGGAGCATTATTTGGAATGTAAGCATCTATATTCAAAACTTAtatgaatctatatatttcttacttttgtttattatagattttggcAAATGTGGGGTAATGCCAACATATGGCAAAAACGTGAACCGGTATTAGTATTTTGGCATCAACTACGTGAACCACCTAGATCTCATTAATATCtacttgttatatataattgatattaatatgtactaatatatatttttaacattatgaaaaattgtaaatttataaaaagtgaaattatataaaaaagaaaatgaattttattttattaatttagtattaatattattaaaaattaaacaagaaaCAAGA
Proteins encoded in this region:
- the LOC107999112 gene encoding presenilin-associated rhomboid-like protein, mitochondrial, with product MAFKSFFHLGHNTCKCVFMSIQFKSKLCIIQGYTQGYRQIRNIHKLRGRTKLSISNDFVNKQSGYTSSLWKPFTFTIVFSATTFIAAAIWEYEHIRKKTYSMIRNYKQWGIHRTGWRHKMETWWRNLSEGERIFVPICFLNVLVFLSWHIPAFRPTMYRYFCSNPTSNRCWPMLFVTFSHYSLLHLIINMYVLYDFCKIAVTELGREQFLALYLTSGVVSSFSSYLYKATVGIKDPSLGASGAIMGVLGFVCTQFPNVYLSIVFLPMLKFTASSAIKAVMGLDTVGCLMRWQRLDHAAHLGGALFGIFWQMWGNANIWQKREPVLVFWHQLREPPRSH